One Palaemon carinicauda isolate YSFRI2023 chromosome 4, ASM3689809v2, whole genome shotgun sequence DNA segment encodes these proteins:
- the LOC137639627 gene encoding piggyBac transposable element-derived protein 4-like, whose protein sequence is MSLRHRKFLENEEEIFEYFLGLTSESEDDSRENDEPSAAPSTSDENNSFINVNEDLEAESPDEDEDEYTDDMVMPLKKTKTQMTKIGPMKITGKSLMKRGMNYPDLLSKGRAKFNCPDQTINTPLQFFMLFFTRELFQTIAVETNRYTEELITRKRPLQQYSIWQNWQKISVEEMMAFHGTIINMALHRNKRSRDFFSKQWVDESSFFRQIFRRDRWFQIFWGLHVSPPAPPGSGFMASRRSKVKQVHDYLSERFLHYYHPGCHLSVDESTVPFKGRTAFKMYDSKKTTNWGIRIYDIADALTGYILGLIPYYGKATIECLGYAGHLFTLALY, encoded by the coding sequence atgtctctccgacaccggaagtttcttgaaaacgaagaggaaatctTTGAATACTTTTTAGGACTGACTTCTGAATCGGAAGATGATTCAAGAGAAAACGATGAACCGTCTGCCGCTCCTTCCACCTCTGATGAAAACAATTCATTTATCAACGTGAATGAAGACCTGGAAGCGGAATCTCCTGACGAAGACGAGGACGAATACACCGACGATATGGTAATGCCCCTGAAGAAAACGAAGACACAAATGACGAAAATTGGGCCGATGAAAATAACTGGGAAGAGTTTGATGAAGAGAGGCATGAATTACCCAGATTTACTTTCAAAAGGAAGAGCAAAATTCAACTGTCCTGATCAAACTATCAACACTCCTTTACAATTTTTTATGCTCTTTTTTACACGGGAACTTTTCCAAACAATTGCAGTTGAAACGAATCGCTACACAGAGGAACTGATAACTAGGAAAAGGCCTCTGCAACAATATTCTATATGGCAAAACTGGCAAAAAATAAGCGTGGAGGAAATGATGGCCTTTCATGGAACAATAATTAATATGGCTTTACACAGAAATAAGAGATCAAGGGACTTCTTTTCCAAGCAATGGGTGGACGAAAGTTCGTTTTTTCGGCAAATCTTTAGGAGAGATAGGTGGTTCCAGATATTCTGGGGTCTTCATGTGTCTCCTCCAGCACCCCCTGGCAGCGGTTTCATGGCATCTCGGAGGTCAAAGGTAAAACAAGTTCATGACTATTTATCTGAACGgtttttacattattatcatcCTGGATGCCATCTAAGCGTCGACGAGTCCACAGTGCCATTCAAGGGCAGGACAGCATTCAAGATGTACGACAGCAAAAAAACAACAAATTGGGGCATCAGAATATATGATATTGCCGATGCGTTGACGGGATATATTCTAGGTTTGATTCCGTATTACGGCAAAGCTACTATCGAGTGCCTTGGTTATGCTGGTCATCTCTTCACACTCGCATTGTATTGA